Proteins from a genomic interval of Aureimonas sp. AU20:
- a CDS encoding sugar ABC transporter substrate-binding protein → MRHLFASAAVGAFGLLALSGTASAQGATTVCLITKTDTNPFFVKMKEGAEAKAKELGINLQSYAGRVDGDSDSQVQAIESCIAGGAKGILIAASDTKGIVPTVKKARDAGLIVIALDTPLEPLASADATFATDNYEAGVLIGQWAKAKMGAEAANAKIAFLDLTPQQPSVAVLRDQGFMQGFGIDVKDKAIVGDESDKRIVGHDVTNGNEEGGRQAMENLLQKDPSINLVYTINEPAAAGAYEALKSLGVADKVTIVSVDGGCPGIANVKAGVIGATSMQYPLKMAAMGVEAVKTFVESGKKPEASAGLDITNTGVDLVTDKPVDGVKSMDSAAASKACWG, encoded by the coding sequence CTGCGTCATCTCTTCGCGTCCGCCGCCGTGGGCGCCTTCGGCCTTCTCGCGCTGTCCGGCACGGCTTCGGCCCAGGGCGCCACGACGGTCTGTCTCATCACCAAGACCGACACCAACCCGTTCTTCGTGAAGATGAAGGAAGGCGCCGAGGCCAAGGCCAAGGAACTGGGCATCAACCTCCAGTCCTATGCCGGCCGCGTGGACGGCGATTCCGACAGCCAGGTCCAGGCGATCGAGAGCTGCATCGCCGGTGGCGCCAAGGGCATTCTGATCGCGGCCTCCGATACCAAGGGCATCGTGCCGACCGTGAAGAAGGCGCGCGACGCCGGCCTCATCGTGATCGCGCTCGACACGCCGCTGGAGCCGCTGGCCTCGGCCGACGCCACCTTCGCGACCGACAATTACGAAGCCGGCGTGCTGATCGGCCAGTGGGCCAAGGCCAAGATGGGCGCTGAAGCCGCCAACGCCAAGATCGCCTTCCTCGACCTCACCCCGCAGCAGCCCTCCGTCGCCGTCCTGCGCGACCAGGGCTTCATGCAGGGCTTCGGCATCGACGTGAAGGACAAGGCGATCGTCGGCGACGAAAGCGACAAGCGTATCGTCGGCCATGACGTGACCAACGGCAACGAGGAAGGCGGCCGTCAGGCCATGGAGAACCTTCTCCAGAAGGATCCTTCGATCAACCTCGTCTACACGATCAACGAGCCGGCCGCCGCCGGCGCCTACGAAGCGCTGAAGAGCCTCGGCGTCGCCGACAAGGTGACGATCGTCTCCGTCGACGGCGGCTGCCCCGGCATCGCCAACGTCAAGGCCGGCGTGATCGGCGCGACCTCCATGCAGTACCCGCTGAAAATGGCGGCGATGGGCGTGGAAGCGGTCAAGACCTTCGTGGAATCGGGCAAGAAGCCGGAAGCCTCGGCCGGTCTCGACATCACCAACACGGGCGTCGACCTCGTCACCGACAAGCCGGTCGACGGCGTGAAGTCGATGGACTCCGCCGCCGCCTCCAAGGCCTGCTGGGGCTGA
- a CDS encoding SPFH domain-containing protein — MNGFSMGAEFGLGSVLVVVAAFAVLVVLASTVKIVPQGYNYTVENFGRYVRTLTPGLNLIVPFVERIGRRINMMEQVLDVPTQEVITRDNASVAADGVAFYQILDAASAAYEVANLQNAVLNLVMTNLRSVMGSMDLDDLLSNRDAISERILRVVDQAAHAWGIKITRIEIKDINPPAKLVESMGRQMMAEREKRAEILEAEGARAAKILRAEGEKQAQILEAEGKREAAYREAEARERLAEAEAKATQMVSEAIAAGDVQAINYFIAQRYTEALSKLASAPNQRVILMPLEASSLIGSLGGIAELARASFPENRPEPGGAARAASAKPSPASLAGQSRPAASPAGQSSSPSSTAGRGVVFPRPEA; from the coding sequence ATGAACGGGTTTTCGATGGGAGCGGAGTTCGGGCTGGGCAGCGTGCTCGTGGTGGTGGCCGCCTTCGCGGTGCTCGTGGTCCTGGCCTCGACGGTCAAGATCGTGCCGCAGGGCTACAACTACACGGTCGAGAATTTCGGCCGCTACGTGCGCACGCTGACGCCCGGGCTCAACCTCATCGTGCCCTTCGTCGAGCGCATCGGCCGGCGGATCAACATGATGGAGCAGGTGCTCGACGTCCCCACGCAGGAGGTCATCACCCGCGACAACGCCTCCGTCGCCGCCGACGGCGTCGCCTTCTATCAGATCCTCGACGCCGCCTCGGCGGCCTATGAGGTGGCGAACCTGCAGAACGCCGTCCTCAATCTGGTGATGACCAACCTGCGCTCGGTCATGGGCTCGATGGACCTCGACGATCTCCTGTCGAACCGCGACGCCATTTCCGAGCGCATCCTGCGCGTGGTGGACCAGGCGGCCCACGCCTGGGGCATCAAGATCACCCGCATCGAGATCAAGGACATCAACCCGCCGGCCAAGCTGGTGGAATCCATGGGCCGGCAGATGATGGCCGAGCGCGAGAAGCGCGCCGAAATCCTGGAGGCCGAGGGCGCGAGGGCGGCCAAGATCCTGCGCGCCGAGGGTGAGAAGCAGGCGCAGATCCTGGAGGCGGAGGGCAAGCGCGAGGCGGCCTATCGCGAGGCGGAGGCGCGCGAGCGTCTGGCCGAGGCCGAGGCCAAGGCGACGCAGATGGTCTCCGAGGCGATCGCGGCCGGCGACGTGCAGGCGATCAACTACTTCATCGCCCAGCGCTACACCGAAGCCCTGTCGAAGCTGGCGTCCGCGCCCAACCAGCGTGTCATCCTGATGCCGCTCGAAGCCTCCTCGCTCATCGGCTCGCTCGGCGGCATCGCGGAACTGGCGCGCGCGAGCTTTCCCGAGAACCGCCCGGAGCCCGGCGGCGCGGCGAGAGCTGCCTCCGCCAAGCCCTCCCCCGCCTCCCTGGCGGGCCAATCCCGGCCGGCCGCCTCCCCGGCGGGGCAATCATCGTCCCCCTCGTCCACCGCCGGGCGCGGCGTCGTGTTTCCCCGGCCCGAGGCCTGA
- a CDS encoding NfeD family protein has product MAGLVSSYGWWLLGVLLLLGELLLPGVYLLFLGIGAIVVGANALWLPDLSWQSQLVGFAVVSGVAALIGHRFYGQRARRAGGAPLNEPGLRLVGRRAKVSEAIEGGRGRVAVDDGWWSAEGPDLPVGAPVVIESVQGSLLKVRPAAD; this is encoded by the coding sequence ATGGCGGGCCTCGTGTCGAGCTATGGCTGGTGGCTTCTCGGCGTGCTGCTCCTTTTGGGCGAGCTTCTGCTGCCGGGCGTCTATCTCCTGTTTCTGGGAATCGGCGCGATCGTGGTCGGCGCCAACGCGCTCTGGCTTCCCGATCTCAGCTGGCAGAGCCAGCTCGTCGGCTTCGCCGTGGTGTCCGGCGTCGCGGCCCTGATCGGCCATCGCTTCTACGGCCAGCGCGCCCGCCGGGCGGGCGGAGCGCCGCTCAACGAGCCGGGGCTCCGGCTTGTCGGGCGCCGGGCGAAGGTCAGCGAGGCGATCGAGGGCGGGCGCGGGCGCGTCGCCGTGGATGATGGCTGGTGGAGCGCCGAAGGGCCGGACCTGCCCGTCGGAGCTCCGGTCGTGATCGAATCGGTGCAGGGCTCGCTTCTCAAGGTGCGGCCGGCGGCCGATTGA
- a CDS encoding ROK family transcriptional regulator, whose protein sequence is MDAATTSVADGRSVERDESLRGSNQAGLRAHNERAVLSLIRRHGELAKSEIARLSRLSPQTASVIMRSLEADGLVLAGEPRRGRVGQPSVPMRLNPDGAFALGLKLGRRTSEMVLMDFVGRVRESRAILYRFPRRTEVMRFVEKASVELRQSLSPVHRRRIVGLGVGMPFEIWSWGEANGAPPGEMEDWRSVDFGAELEQATGESVFIANDVTAACGAEQAFGTDVSANFVYFFVGAFVGGGIVMDGALVPGRLGNAGALGSMPVPTRIGERRQLVHVASIHVLERMVEASGRSAVELWRRDADWTDLGPLLDEWIGIAAEGLAHAIAASIAVYDFERAVIDGSFPAAVRARLVDATRQALSDFDFQGLQPIAVTEGSIGRSAREVGSASLPFFAKFLLDHRVLLAER, encoded by the coding sequence GTGGATGCGGCGACGACATCGGTCGCGGACGGCCGCTCGGTCGAGCGGGACGAATCGCTTCGCGGATCGAACCAAGCGGGACTGCGCGCCCACAACGAGCGGGCCGTGCTTTCGCTCATCCGCCGACACGGGGAACTGGCGAAATCCGAGATCGCGCGCCTGTCGCGCCTGTCGCCGCAGACGGCCTCCGTCATCATGCGTTCGCTGGAGGCGGACGGGCTGGTTCTGGCGGGCGAGCCGCGGCGCGGCCGCGTCGGGCAGCCCTCCGTTCCCATGCGGCTCAATCCGGACGGCGCCTTCGCGCTCGGCCTCAAGCTCGGCCGGCGCACCAGCGAGATGGTGCTGATGGATTTCGTCGGCCGCGTGCGCGAGAGCCGGGCCATCCTTTATCGCTTCCCCCGCCGAACCGAGGTCATGCGCTTCGTGGAGAAGGCGAGCGTCGAACTGCGCCAGTCGCTCTCGCCCGTCCATCGCCGGCGCATCGTGGGCCTGGGCGTCGGCATGCCCTTCGAGATTTGGTCCTGGGGCGAGGCCAACGGCGCGCCGCCGGGCGAGATGGAGGATTGGCGCAGCGTCGATTTCGGCGCCGAACTGGAGCAGGCGACGGGCGAATCCGTCTTCATCGCCAACGACGTGACCGCTGCCTGCGGCGCCGAACAGGCCTTCGGCACGGATGTCTCGGCCAATTTCGTCTATTTCTTCGTGGGCGCCTTTGTCGGCGGGGGCATCGTGATGGACGGCGCGCTGGTGCCGGGGCGGCTCGGCAATGCCGGCGCGCTCGGCTCCATGCCGGTGCCGACGCGTATCGGCGAGCGGCGCCAGCTTGTCCATGTCGCCTCGATCCATGTGCTGGAGCGCATGGTCGAGGCCTCGGGCCGCTCGGCCGTCGAGCTATGGCGGCGCGACGCGGACTGGACCGATCTCGGACCTCTTCTGGACGAATGGATCGGCATCGCCGCCGAGGGGCTCGCCCATGCCATCGCCGCCTCGATCGCGGTCTATGATTTCGAGCGCGCGGTGATCGACGGCAGCTTTCCCGCCGCCGTGCGCGCCCGGCTGGTGGACGCCACGCGCCAGGCGCTGAGCGATTTCGATTTCCAGGGCCTGCAGCCGATCGCGGTCACTGAAGGCTCGATCGGCCGCTCGGCGCGCGAGGTCGGCTCGGCCAGCCTGCCCTTCTTCGCCAAGTTCCTGCTCGACCACCGGGTTCTCCTGGCCGAGCGATAG
- a CDS encoding ABC transporter permease translates to MSETSTRKGSDFEQQLDKSDTRVAEFSGHGRTPLQHLQHFLHGNPTMVPVIVLLVGIGIFGSLIGGRFFNAFTMTLILQQVAIVGIVGVAQTLIILTAGIDLSVGAIMVLSSVIMGNLAVVNGVPAPLALLIGFAVGTFCGAVNGVLVAKVKLPPFIVTLGMWFVFEAVNFIYTQNATIRAQDVEAAAPLLQFLGNTFQIGGAVFTYAVVSVLLLVALFYYILNNTAWGRHVYAIGDDEDAARLSGISSSRVLISVYAVSGLICAFAGWALIGRIGSVSPTSGYEANIQAITAVVIGGTSLFGGRGSVIGTLVGALIVGVFAMGLRIYGTDPQWTRLTVGALIILAVAADQWIRKVSA, encoded by the coding sequence ATGAGCGAAACATCCACCCGCAAGGGCAGCGACTTCGAGCAGCAGCTCGACAAGAGCGACACGCGCGTCGCCGAGTTTTCCGGTCACGGTCGCACCCCGCTCCAGCATCTCCAGCATTTCCTCCATGGCAATCCGACCATGGTTCCGGTGATCGTCCTTCTGGTCGGCATCGGCATTTTCGGCTCGCTGATCGGCGGCCGCTTCTTCAACGCCTTCACCATGACGCTGATCCTTCAGCAGGTGGCGATCGTCGGCATCGTCGGCGTGGCGCAGACCCTCATCATCCTCACCGCCGGCATCGACCTTTCGGTGGGCGCGATCATGGTCCTTTCCTCGGTGATCATGGGCAATCTGGCGGTGGTGAACGGCGTGCCGGCCCCGCTGGCGCTCCTGATCGGCTTTGCCGTCGGCACGTTCTGCGGCGCGGTGAACGGCGTGCTCGTCGCCAAGGTCAAGCTGCCGCCCTTCATCGTGACGCTGGGCATGTGGTTCGTGTTCGAGGCGGTCAACTTCATCTACACGCAGAACGCCACGATCCGCGCGCAGGACGTGGAGGCGGCGGCGCCGCTTCTGCAGTTCCTTGGCAACACGTTCCAGATCGGCGGCGCGGTGTTCACCTATGCCGTGGTCTCGGTGCTGCTTCTCGTGGCGCTGTTCTACTACATCCTCAACAACACGGCCTGGGGCCGACATGTCTACGCCATCGGCGACGACGAGGACGCAGCGCGCCTGTCGGGCATCAGCTCCAGCCGCGTTCTGATCTCGGTCTACGCCGTGTCGGGTCTGATCTGCGCCTTTGCCGGCTGGGCCCTGATCGGGCGCATCGGCTCGGTCTCCCCGACATCGGGCTATGAGGCCAACATCCAGGCCATCACGGCGGTGGTCATCGGCGGCACCTCGCTCTTCGGCGGACGCGGGTCGGTGATCGGCACGCTGGTCGGCGCCCTGATCGTCGGCGTCTTCGCCATGGGCCTGCGCATTTACGGCACCGACCCGCAATGGACGCGCCTCACCGTCGGGGCCCTCATCATCCTGGCCGTCGCGGCCGACCAGTGGATCCGGAAGGTATCGGCCTGA